The Mustela nigripes isolate SB6536 chromosome 4, MUSNIG.SB6536, whole genome shotgun sequence genome includes a window with the following:
- the ATG9B gene encoding autophagy-related protein 9B, which translates to MVRRVGWGGSRGRLGRWGDLGPGSVPLLPMPLPPLPPPPCRGPGGGRISIFSLSPAPHTRSSPSSAPPLALGPPCPAVQAPGASQPRHSALPTPTTQAQPTMTPTSAPPSWGSHSAPPLASVTPPPSRRCPQDPPGLRIGPLIPEQDYERLEDCDPEGSQDSPIHGEDQQPLLHVPEGLRGSWHHIQNLDSFFTKVYSYHQRNGFACILLEDVFQLGQFVFIVTFTTFLLRCVDYNILFANHLNNQTRPGLLHNKITLADAILSSSQCAQRIRSSPLLVFLLILAAAFWLLQLLRSVCNLFSFWDIQVFYREALHIPPEELSSVPWAEVQSRLLALQKSGGLCVQPRPLTELDVHHRILRYTNYKVALANKGLLPARCALPWGGSAAFLSRGLALNVDLLLFRGPFSLFRGGWELPDAYKRSEQRGALAARWRRTVLLLAAVNLALSPLVLAWQVLHAFYSHAELLRREPGALGARRWSRLAHLQLRHFNELPHELRARLARAYRPAAAFLRAAAPPAPLLALLARQLVFFAGALFAALLVLTVYDEDVLAVEHVLTAMTALGVTATVARSFIPEEQGRSRSPQFLLQAALAHMHYLPEEPGPAGKASAYRQMARLLQYRAVSLLEELLSPLLTPLFLLFWFSPRSLEIIDFFHHFTVDVAGVGDICSFALMDVKRHGHPQWLSAGQTEASLSQRAEDGKTELSLMRFSLAHPQWRPPGHSSKFLGHLRGRVQQDAAAWGATSVRSPPTPGVLSDSSSPLPEAFLANLLGQPLLPPRDLSPTAPCPAAATASLLASISRLAQDPSCVSPGGTGGQKLAQLPELASAEMSLHAIYLHQLHQQQQQELWGEASASSLSRPWSSPSQTLSPDEEKPSWSSDGSSPASSPRQQWRTQRTQNLLPGRFQETTDTQKEPGQAPSAD; encoded by the exons ATGGTGAGGCGAGTGGGctggggggggagcagagggcgGCTGGGGCGGTGGGGAGACCTGGGGCCTGGATCGGTGCCTCTCCTCCCCATGCcgctgcctcctcttcctcctcctccatgtcGGGGGCCTGGCGGAGGGAGGatttccatcttctctctgtcccctgcccctcacACAAGAAGCTCTCCTTCCTCAGCTCCCCCTCTGGCCCTGGGACCCCCCTGCCCAGCGGTGCAGGCCCCAGGGGCCTCTCAGCCTCGCCAcagtgccctccccaccccaacaacACAGGCACAGCCCACGATGacccccacctctgctcccccctcttggggctctcactctgccccacccctggcctcAGTGACTCCCCCTCCCTCACGCCGATGCCCCCAGGACCCTCCTGGGCTGCGGATAGGCCCTCTGATCCCTGAGCAGGATTATGAACGGCTGGAAGACTGTGACCCTGAGGGGTCCCAAGATTCACCCATCCACGGGGAAGACCAGCAACCCCTGCTCCATGTGCCCGAAGGGCTCCGAG GTTCCTGGCACCACATCCAAAATCTGGACAGCTTCTTCACCAAG GTCTACAGCTATCATCAGAGGAATGGTTTTGCCTGCATTCTGCTGGAGGATGTCTTCCAGTTGGG ACAATTCGTCTTCATTGTCACCTTCACAACCTTCCTCCTTCGGTGCGTGGATTACAACATCCTCTTTGCCAACCACCTGAACAACCAGACGAGACCTGGGTTGCTCCACAACAAAATAACCTTGGCAGATGCCATCCTGTCCTCCTCCCAGTGTGCCCAGCG GATCCGCTCCAGCCCCCTGCTGGTCTTCTTGCTGATCCTGGCTGCAGCCTTCTGGCTGTTACAGCTGCTTCGCTCGGTCTGCAACCTCTTCAGCTTCTGGGACATCCAGGTGTTTTACAGGGAAGCCCTGCACATTCCCCCG GAGGAGCTCAGCTCGGTGCCCTGGGCCGAGGTGCAGTCCCGCCTGCTGGCGCTGCAGAAGAGCGGAGGGCTGTGCGTGCAGCCGCGCCCGCTGACCGAGCTCGACGTGCACCACCGGATCCTGCGCTACACCAACTACAAGGTGGCGCTGGCCAACAAGGGCCTGCTGCCCGCCCGCTGCGCGCTGCCCTGGGGCGGCAGTGCCGCCTTCCTCAGCCGCGGCCTGGCGCTCAACGTCGACCTGCTGCTCTTCCGCGGGCCCTTCTCGCTCTTCCGCGGGGGCTGGGAGCTGCCCGACGCCTACAAGCGCAGCGAGCAGCGGGGCGCCCTGGCGGCGCGCTGGCGGCGCACGGTGCTGCTGCTGGCCGCCGTGAACCTGGCGCTGAGCCCGCTGGTGCTGGCCTGGCAGGTGCTGCACGCCTTCTACAGCCACGCCGAGCTGCTGCGGCGCGAGCCGGGGGCGCTGGGGGCGCGCCGCTGGTCCCGCCTGGCCCACCTGCAGCTGCGCCACTTCAACGAGCTGCCGCACGAGCTGCGCGCGCGCCTGGCCCGCGCCTACCGGCCCGCCGCCGCCTTCCTGCGCGCCGCCGCGCCCCCCGCGCCGCTGCTGGCGCTGCTGGCCCGCCAGCTCGTCTTCTTCGCCGGCGCGCTCTTCGCCGCGCTGCTCGTGCTCACCGTCTACGACGAGGACGTGCTGGCCGTGGAGCACGTGCTCACCGCCATGACCGCGCTCGGGGTCACGGCCACCGTGGCCAG GTCTTTCATTCCGGAAGAGCAGGGCCGCAGTCGCTCCCCGCAGTTCCTGCTGCAGGCGGCTCTGGCGCACATGCACTACCTCCCGGAGGAGCCCGGCCCCGCGGGCAAGGCCAGCGCTTACCGGCAGATGGCGCGGCTGTTGCAGTACCGAGCG GTCTCCCTCCTGGAGGagctcctgtcccctctcctcaCTCCGCTGTTTCTGCTCTTCTGGTTCTCCCCTCGTTCTCTGGAGATCATTGACTTTTTTCATCATTTCACTGTGGATGTGGCTGGCGTTGGGGACATCTGTTCCTTTGCCCTCATGGATGTGAAGCGCCACGGGCACCCTCAG TGGCTCTCAGCGGGCCAGACAGAGGCCTCCCTGTCTCAGCGCGCAGAAGATGGAAAGACTGAGCTCTCCCTGATGCGCTTCTCCCTGGCCCACCCACAATGGCGCCCCCCAGGGCACAGCTCCAAGTTCCTGGGGCATCTTCGTGGCAGGGTACAACAAGATGCGGCAGCCTGGGGCGCCACCTCCGTTCGCAGCCCCCCCACGCCTGGGGTGCTCAGCGACTCTTCCTCACCTCTG CCCGAGGCCTTTCTGGCCAACCTCTTGGGGCAACCCCTCCTGCCCCCACGGGACCTGAGCCCCACAGCCCCTTGCCCAGCTGCAGCCACAGCCAGCCTCTTGGCCTCCATTTCGCGCCTTGCCCAGGACCCGAG CTGTGTGTCCCCAGGAGGCACTGGGGGCCAGAAGCTGgcccagcttccagaacttgCTTCTGCTGAAATGAGTCTTCATGCCATCTACCTGCACCAG CtccatcagcagcagcagcaggaactaTGGGGTGAGGCTTCAGCCTCTTCCCTGTCCAGGCCCTGGTCCAGCCCCTCCCAGACACTCTCGCCTGACGAGGAGAAGCCATCCTGGTCAAGTGATG GCTCTAgtcctgcctccagccccagaCAGCAGTGGAGAACCCAGAGGACCCAGAATCTGCTCCCTGGAAGGTTTCAGGAGACCACGGACACCCAGAAGGAGCCTGGTCAGGCCCCTAGCGCTGACTGA
- the NOS3 gene encoding nitric oxide synthase 3 isoform X1, with the protein MGNLKSVGQEPGPPCGLGLGLGLGLCGKQGPASPTSSEPSRAPAPTPAPPPAPDRSSPPLTRPPDGPKFPRVKNWEVGSITYDTLSAQSQQDGPCTPRRCLGSLVFPRKLQSRPSQDPQPTEQLLSQARDFINQYYSSIKRSGSQAHEQRLQEVEAEVAATGTYQLRESELVFGAKQAWRNAPRCVGRIQWGKLQVFDARDCSSAQEMFTYICNHIKYATNRGNLRSAITVFPQRAPGRGDFRIWNSQLVRYAGYRQQDGSVRGDPANVEITELCIQHGWTPGNGRFDVLPLLLQAPDEPPELFALPPELVLEVPLEHPTLEWFAALGLRWYALPAVSNMLLEIGGLEFPAAPFSGWYMSTEIGARNLCDPHRYNILEDVAVCMDLDTRTTSSLWKDKAAVEINLAVLHSYQLAKVTIVDHHAATASFMKHLENEQKARGGCPADWAWIVPPISGSLTPVFHQEMVNYVLSPAFRYQPDPWKGSGSKGTGITRKKTFKEVANAVKISASLMGTVMAKRVKATILYGSETGRAQSYAQQLGRLFRKAFDPRVLCMDEYDVVSLEHETLVLVVTSTFGNGDPPENGESFAAALMEMSGPYNSSPRPEQHKSYKIRFNSVSCSDPLVSSWRRKRKESSNTDSAGALGTLRFCVFGLGSRAYPHFCAFARAVDTRLEELGGERLLQLGQGDELCGQEEAFRGWAQAAFQASCETFCVGEDAKAAARDIFSPKRSWKRQRYRLSTQAEGLQLLPGLIHVHRRKMFQATVLSVENLQSSKSTRATILVRLDTGGQEALQYQPGDHIGICPPNRPGLVEALLSRVEDPPPPGEPVAVEQLEKGSPGGPPPGWVRDPRLPPCTLRQALTFFLDITSPPSPQLLRLLSTLAEESSEQQELESLSQDPRRYEEWKWFRCPTLLEVLEQFPSVALPAPLLLTQLPLLQPRYYSVSSAPSAHPGEIHLTVAVLAYRTQDGLGPLHYGVCSTWLSQLKAGDPVPCFIRGAPSFRLPPDPTLPCILVGPGTGIAPFRGFWQERLHDIDSKGLQPAPMTLVFGCRCSQLDHLYRDEVQDAQQRGVFGRVLTAFSREPDSPKTYVQDILRTELAAEVHRVLCLERGHMFVCGDVTMATSVLQTVQRILATEGDMELDEAGDVIGVLRDQQRYHEDIFGLTLRTQEVTSRIRTQSFSLQERHLRGAVPWAFDPPGPDTPSP; encoded by the exons ATGGGCAACTTGAAGAGTGTGGGCCAGGAGCCCGGGCCCCCctgtggcctggggctgggcctgggcctggggctgtGCGGCAAGCAGGGTCcggcctcccccacctcctctgagcCCAGCAGGGCACCCGCGCCCACGCCCGCGCCCCCACCCGCACCAGACCGCAG CAGCCCCCCACTCACCCGGCCCCCGGACGGGCCCAAGTTCCCTCGAGTGAAGaactgggaggtggggagcatCACCTACGATACCCTGAGTGCCCAGTCACAGCAG GATGGGCCCTGCACCCCCCGACGCTGCCTGGGCTCGCTGGTGTTCCCGCGGAAACTGCAGAGTCGGCCATCTCAGGACCCCCAACCCACGGAGCAGCTGCTGAGTCAGGCCAGGGACTTTATCAACCAGTACTACAGCTCCATCAAGAG GAGCGGCTCCCAGGCCCATGAGCAGAGGCTTCAGGAGGTGGAAGCCGAGGTGGCAGCCACGGGCACCTACCAGCTCCGGGAGAGTGAGCTGGTGTTCGGGGCCAAGCAGGCCTGGCGCAACGCACCCCGCTGCGTGGGCCGGATCCAGTGGGGGAAGCTGCAG GTGTTTGATGCCCGGGACTGCAGCTCAGCCCAGGAGATGTTCACCTACATCTGCAACCACATCAAGTATGCCACCAACCGGGGCAACCTCCG CTCAGCCATCACAGTGTTCCCCCAGCGCGCCCCAGGCCGGGGAGACTTCCGAATCTGGAACAGCCAGCTGGTACGCTATGCGGGCTACAGGCAGCAGGATGGCTCAGTGCGGGGGGACCCAGCCAACGTGGAGATCACCGAG CTCTGCATCCAGCATGGCTGGACCCCAGGAAACGGCCGCTTTGACGTGCTGCCACTCCTGCTCCAGGCCCCGGATGAGCCCCCAGAGCTCTTTGCTCTGCCCCCCGAGCTGGTCCTCGAGGTGCCCCTGGAGCACCCCAC GCTGGAGTGGTTTGCAGCCCTGGGCCTGCGCTGGTACGCCCTCCCGGCGGTGAGTAACATGCTGCTGGAGATCGGGGGCCTGGAGTTCCCCGCGGCCCCTTTCAGCGGCTGGTACATGAGCACGGAGATCGGCGCGCGGAACCTGTGTGACCCTCACCGATATAACATCCTGGAG GATGTGGCAGTCTGCATGGACTTGGACACCAGGACAACCTCATCCCTGTGGAAAGACAAGGCAGCAGTGGAAATCAATTTGGCCGTGCTGCACAGTTACCAG CTGGCCAAAGTGACCATTGTGGACCACCACGCTGCCACCGCCTCCTTCATGAAGCACCTGGAGAACGAGCAGAAGGCTAGGGGGGGCTGCCCTGCCGATTGGGCCTGGATCGTGCCCCCCATCTCTGGCAGCCTCACCCCTGTCTTCCATCAGGAGATGGTCAACTACGTCCTGTCCCCTGCCTTCCGCTATCAG CCAGACCCATGGAAGGGGAGTGGATCCAAGGGTACCGGCATCACCAGGAAGAAGACCTTTAAGGAAGTGGCCAA TGCAGTGAAGATCTCAGCCTCACTCATGGGCACTGTGATGGCAAAGCGAGTGAAGGCGACCATCCTGTATGGCTCCGAGACCGGCCGGGCCCAGAGCTACGCACAGCAGCTGGGGAGACTCTTCCGGAAGGCTTTCGACCCCCGG GTCTTGTGCATGGATGAGTATGATGTGGTGTCCCTTGAGCATGAGACGCTGGTGTTGGTGGTGACCAGTACGTTTGGGAATGGTGACCCCCCAGAGAATGGAGAG AGTTTTGCGGCGGCCCTGATGGAGATGTCGGGCCCCTACAACAGCTCCCCTCGGCCAGAACAGCACAA GAGTTACAAAATCCGCTTCAACAGCGTCTCCTGCTCAGACCCGCTGGTGTCCTCTTGGAGGCGGAAGAGAAAGGAGTCCAGTAACACAGACAGCGCAGGGGCCCTGGGGACCCTCAG GTTCTGTGTGTTCGGGCTGGGCTCCCGGGCATACCCCCACTTCTGCGCCTTTGCTCGTGCGGTGGACACACGGCTGGAAGAGCTGGGCGGGGAGCGGCTACTGCAGCTGGGCCAGGGAGATGAGCTGTGCGGCCAGGAGGAGGCCTTCCGTGGCTGGGCCCAGGCTGCCTTCCAG GCCTCCTGTGAGACTTTCTGCGTGGGAGAGGATGCCAAGGCCGCTGCCCGGGACATATTCAGCCCCAAACGGAGCTGGAAGCGCCAGCGGTACCGGCTGAGCACCCAGGCCGAGGGCCTCCAGCTGCTGCCAG GCCTGATCCACGTGCACAGGAGAAAGATGTTCCAGGCTACGGTCCTCTCAGTGGAAAACCTGCAAAGCAGCAAGTCCAC CCGGGCCACCATCCTGGTGCGCCTAGACACCGGAGGCCAGGAGGCGCTACAGTACCAGCCCGGGGATCACATAGGCATCTGCCCGCCCAACCGGCCAGGCCTCGTGGAGGCACTGCTGAGCCGCGTTGAGGATCCTCCTCCACCCGGCGAGCCTGTGGCTGTGGAGCAGCTGGAGAAGGGCAGCCCTG GTGGCCCGCCCCCTGGCTGGGTTCGGGACCCCCGGCTGCCCCCATGCACACTGCGCCAGGCTCTCACCTTCTTCCTGGACATCACTTCCCCGCCCAGTCCTCAACTCCTTCGACTGCTCAGCACCCTGGCCGAAGAGTCCAGCGAACAGCAGGAGCTTGAGAGCCTCAGCCAG GACCCGCGGCGGTACGAGGAGTGGAAGTGGTTCCGCTGCCCCACGCTGCTGGAGGTGCTGGAGCAGTTTCCATCGGTGGCCCTGCCCGCGCCGCTGCTcctcacccagctgcccctgctccAGCCCCGGTACTACTCAGTCAGCTCGGCGCCCAGCGCCCACCCAGGAGAGATCCACCTCACAGTAGCTGTGCTAGCATACAGGACACAGG ACGGACTGGGCCCCCTTCATTATGGAGTCTGCTCCACGTGGCTGAGCCAGCTGAAGGCCGGGGATCCTGTACCCTGCTTCATCAGGGG GGCTCCCTCCTTCCGGCTGCCACCTGACCCCACCTTGCCCTGCATCCTAGTGGGCCCTGGCACAGGTATTGCCCCCTTCCGGGGATTCTGGCAGGAGCGGCTGCATGACATTGACAGCAAAG GCCTGCAGCCCGCCCCCATGACTTTGGTGTTCGGCTGCCGATGCTCCCAGCTCGACCACCTTTACCGCGACGAGGTGCAGGATGCCCAGCAGCGCGGAGTTTTTGGGCGCGTCCTCACCGCCTTCTCCCGGGAGCCCGACAGCCCTAAG ACCTACGTGCAGGACATCCTGCGGACGGAGCTGGCTGCTGAGGTGCACCGCGTGCTGTGCCTCGAGCGGGGCCACATGTTTGTGTGCGGCGACGTCACCATGGCAACCAGCGTTCTGCAGACGGTGCAGCGCATCCTAGCGACGGAGGGCGACATGGAGCTGGACGAGGCCGGCGACGTCATCGGCGTGCTGCGG GATCAGCAACGCTATCACGAGGACATTTTCGGGCTCACACTGCGCACCCAGGAGGTGACAAGCCGCATACGCACCCAGAGCTTTTCCTTGCAGGAGCGACATCTGCGGGGCGCAGTGCCCTGGGCGTTCGACCCGCCTGGGCCAGACACCCCCAGCCCCTGA
- the NOS3 gene encoding nitric oxide synthase 3 isoform X2 codes for MGNLKSVGQEPGPPCGLGLGLGLGLCGKQGPASPTSSEPSRAPAPTPAPPPAPDRSPPLTRPPDGPKFPRVKNWEVGSITYDTLSAQSQQDGPCTPRRCLGSLVFPRKLQSRPSQDPQPTEQLLSQARDFINQYYSSIKRSGSQAHEQRLQEVEAEVAATGTYQLRESELVFGAKQAWRNAPRCVGRIQWGKLQVFDARDCSSAQEMFTYICNHIKYATNRGNLRSAITVFPQRAPGRGDFRIWNSQLVRYAGYRQQDGSVRGDPANVEITELCIQHGWTPGNGRFDVLPLLLQAPDEPPELFALPPELVLEVPLEHPTLEWFAALGLRWYALPAVSNMLLEIGGLEFPAAPFSGWYMSTEIGARNLCDPHRYNILEDVAVCMDLDTRTTSSLWKDKAAVEINLAVLHSYQLAKVTIVDHHAATASFMKHLENEQKARGGCPADWAWIVPPISGSLTPVFHQEMVNYVLSPAFRYQPDPWKGSGSKGTGITRKKTFKEVANAVKISASLMGTVMAKRVKATILYGSETGRAQSYAQQLGRLFRKAFDPRVLCMDEYDVVSLEHETLVLVVTSTFGNGDPPENGESFAAALMEMSGPYNSSPRPEQHKSYKIRFNSVSCSDPLVSSWRRKRKESSNTDSAGALGTLRFCVFGLGSRAYPHFCAFARAVDTRLEELGGERLLQLGQGDELCGQEEAFRGWAQAAFQASCETFCVGEDAKAAARDIFSPKRSWKRQRYRLSTQAEGLQLLPGLIHVHRRKMFQATVLSVENLQSSKSTRATILVRLDTGGQEALQYQPGDHIGICPPNRPGLVEALLSRVEDPPPPGEPVAVEQLEKGSPGGPPPGWVRDPRLPPCTLRQALTFFLDITSPPSPQLLRLLSTLAEESSEQQELESLSQDPRRYEEWKWFRCPTLLEVLEQFPSVALPAPLLLTQLPLLQPRYYSVSSAPSAHPGEIHLTVAVLAYRTQDGLGPLHYGVCSTWLSQLKAGDPVPCFIRGAPSFRLPPDPTLPCILVGPGTGIAPFRGFWQERLHDIDSKGLQPAPMTLVFGCRCSQLDHLYRDEVQDAQQRGVFGRVLTAFSREPDSPKTYVQDILRTELAAEVHRVLCLERGHMFVCGDVTMATSVLQTVQRILATEGDMELDEAGDVIGVLRDQQRYHEDIFGLTLRTQEVTSRIRTQSFSLQERHLRGAVPWAFDPPGPDTPSP; via the exons ATGGGCAACTTGAAGAGTGTGGGCCAGGAGCCCGGGCCCCCctgtggcctggggctgggcctgggcctggggctgtGCGGCAAGCAGGGTCcggcctcccccacctcctctgagcCCAGCAGGGCACCCGCGCCCACGCCCGCGCCCCCACCCGCACCAGACCGCAG CCCCCCACTCACCCGGCCCCCGGACGGGCCCAAGTTCCCTCGAGTGAAGaactgggaggtggggagcatCACCTACGATACCCTGAGTGCCCAGTCACAGCAG GATGGGCCCTGCACCCCCCGACGCTGCCTGGGCTCGCTGGTGTTCCCGCGGAAACTGCAGAGTCGGCCATCTCAGGACCCCCAACCCACGGAGCAGCTGCTGAGTCAGGCCAGGGACTTTATCAACCAGTACTACAGCTCCATCAAGAG GAGCGGCTCCCAGGCCCATGAGCAGAGGCTTCAGGAGGTGGAAGCCGAGGTGGCAGCCACGGGCACCTACCAGCTCCGGGAGAGTGAGCTGGTGTTCGGGGCCAAGCAGGCCTGGCGCAACGCACCCCGCTGCGTGGGCCGGATCCAGTGGGGGAAGCTGCAG GTGTTTGATGCCCGGGACTGCAGCTCAGCCCAGGAGATGTTCACCTACATCTGCAACCACATCAAGTATGCCACCAACCGGGGCAACCTCCG CTCAGCCATCACAGTGTTCCCCCAGCGCGCCCCAGGCCGGGGAGACTTCCGAATCTGGAACAGCCAGCTGGTACGCTATGCGGGCTACAGGCAGCAGGATGGCTCAGTGCGGGGGGACCCAGCCAACGTGGAGATCACCGAG CTCTGCATCCAGCATGGCTGGACCCCAGGAAACGGCCGCTTTGACGTGCTGCCACTCCTGCTCCAGGCCCCGGATGAGCCCCCAGAGCTCTTTGCTCTGCCCCCCGAGCTGGTCCTCGAGGTGCCCCTGGAGCACCCCAC GCTGGAGTGGTTTGCAGCCCTGGGCCTGCGCTGGTACGCCCTCCCGGCGGTGAGTAACATGCTGCTGGAGATCGGGGGCCTGGAGTTCCCCGCGGCCCCTTTCAGCGGCTGGTACATGAGCACGGAGATCGGCGCGCGGAACCTGTGTGACCCTCACCGATATAACATCCTGGAG GATGTGGCAGTCTGCATGGACTTGGACACCAGGACAACCTCATCCCTGTGGAAAGACAAGGCAGCAGTGGAAATCAATTTGGCCGTGCTGCACAGTTACCAG CTGGCCAAAGTGACCATTGTGGACCACCACGCTGCCACCGCCTCCTTCATGAAGCACCTGGAGAACGAGCAGAAGGCTAGGGGGGGCTGCCCTGCCGATTGGGCCTGGATCGTGCCCCCCATCTCTGGCAGCCTCACCCCTGTCTTCCATCAGGAGATGGTCAACTACGTCCTGTCCCCTGCCTTCCGCTATCAG CCAGACCCATGGAAGGGGAGTGGATCCAAGGGTACCGGCATCACCAGGAAGAAGACCTTTAAGGAAGTGGCCAA TGCAGTGAAGATCTCAGCCTCACTCATGGGCACTGTGATGGCAAAGCGAGTGAAGGCGACCATCCTGTATGGCTCCGAGACCGGCCGGGCCCAGAGCTACGCACAGCAGCTGGGGAGACTCTTCCGGAAGGCTTTCGACCCCCGG GTCTTGTGCATGGATGAGTATGATGTGGTGTCCCTTGAGCATGAGACGCTGGTGTTGGTGGTGACCAGTACGTTTGGGAATGGTGACCCCCCAGAGAATGGAGAG AGTTTTGCGGCGGCCCTGATGGAGATGTCGGGCCCCTACAACAGCTCCCCTCGGCCAGAACAGCACAA GAGTTACAAAATCCGCTTCAACAGCGTCTCCTGCTCAGACCCGCTGGTGTCCTCTTGGAGGCGGAAGAGAAAGGAGTCCAGTAACACAGACAGCGCAGGGGCCCTGGGGACCCTCAG GTTCTGTGTGTTCGGGCTGGGCTCCCGGGCATACCCCCACTTCTGCGCCTTTGCTCGTGCGGTGGACACACGGCTGGAAGAGCTGGGCGGGGAGCGGCTACTGCAGCTGGGCCAGGGAGATGAGCTGTGCGGCCAGGAGGAGGCCTTCCGTGGCTGGGCCCAGGCTGCCTTCCAG GCCTCCTGTGAGACTTTCTGCGTGGGAGAGGATGCCAAGGCCGCTGCCCGGGACATATTCAGCCCCAAACGGAGCTGGAAGCGCCAGCGGTACCGGCTGAGCACCCAGGCCGAGGGCCTCCAGCTGCTGCCAG GCCTGATCCACGTGCACAGGAGAAAGATGTTCCAGGCTACGGTCCTCTCAGTGGAAAACCTGCAAAGCAGCAAGTCCAC CCGGGCCACCATCCTGGTGCGCCTAGACACCGGAGGCCAGGAGGCGCTACAGTACCAGCCCGGGGATCACATAGGCATCTGCCCGCCCAACCGGCCAGGCCTCGTGGAGGCACTGCTGAGCCGCGTTGAGGATCCTCCTCCACCCGGCGAGCCTGTGGCTGTGGAGCAGCTGGAGAAGGGCAGCCCTG GTGGCCCGCCCCCTGGCTGGGTTCGGGACCCCCGGCTGCCCCCATGCACACTGCGCCAGGCTCTCACCTTCTTCCTGGACATCACTTCCCCGCCCAGTCCTCAACTCCTTCGACTGCTCAGCACCCTGGCCGAAGAGTCCAGCGAACAGCAGGAGCTTGAGAGCCTCAGCCAG GACCCGCGGCGGTACGAGGAGTGGAAGTGGTTCCGCTGCCCCACGCTGCTGGAGGTGCTGGAGCAGTTTCCATCGGTGGCCCTGCCCGCGCCGCTGCTcctcacccagctgcccctgctccAGCCCCGGTACTACTCAGTCAGCTCGGCGCCCAGCGCCCACCCAGGAGAGATCCACCTCACAGTAGCTGTGCTAGCATACAGGACACAGG ACGGACTGGGCCCCCTTCATTATGGAGTCTGCTCCACGTGGCTGAGCCAGCTGAAGGCCGGGGATCCTGTACCCTGCTTCATCAGGGG GGCTCCCTCCTTCCGGCTGCCACCTGACCCCACCTTGCCCTGCATCCTAGTGGGCCCTGGCACAGGTATTGCCCCCTTCCGGGGATTCTGGCAGGAGCGGCTGCATGACATTGACAGCAAAG GCCTGCAGCCCGCCCCCATGACTTTGGTGTTCGGCTGCCGATGCTCCCAGCTCGACCACCTTTACCGCGACGAGGTGCAGGATGCCCAGCAGCGCGGAGTTTTTGGGCGCGTCCTCACCGCCTTCTCCCGGGAGCCCGACAGCCCTAAG ACCTACGTGCAGGACATCCTGCGGACGGAGCTGGCTGCTGAGGTGCACCGCGTGCTGTGCCTCGAGCGGGGCCACATGTTTGTGTGCGGCGACGTCACCATGGCAACCAGCGTTCTGCAGACGGTGCAGCGCATCCTAGCGACGGAGGGCGACATGGAGCTGGACGAGGCCGGCGACGTCATCGGCGTGCTGCGG GATCAGCAACGCTATCACGAGGACATTTTCGGGCTCACACTGCGCACCCAGGAGGTGACAAGCCGCATACGCACCCAGAGCTTTTCCTTGCAGGAGCGACATCTGCGGGGCGCAGTGCCCTGGGCGTTCGACCCGCCTGGGCCAGACACCCCCAGCCCCTGA